The following are encoded in a window of Carettochelys insculpta isolate YL-2023 chromosome 30, ASM3395843v1, whole genome shotgun sequence genomic DNA:
- the LOC142004077 gene encoding uncharacterized protein LOC142004077, with protein MQTTTSTPTTPETTTPTTIQTTTSTLTTTETTTPTTIQTTTSTPTTSTPTTTETTTLTTIQTTTSTPTTPETTSMTPAPITMTTSPETPTTTTTIQTTTPTPTTPETTTPTTIQTTTSTLTTTETTTPTTIQTTTSTPTTSTPTTTETTTPTTIQTTTSTPTTSTPTTTETTTPTTIQTTTSTLTTTETTTPTTIQTTTSTPTTSTPTTTESTTPTTIQTTTSTPTTTEATTSTTIQTTTSTPTTPETTTPTTIQTTTSTPTTTETTTPTTIQTTTSTPTTTEATTPTTIQTTTSTPTTPETTSTTPALITTTTCPETPTTTTTIQTTTSTPTTPEATSTTPAPITTTTCPETPTTTTTIQTTTSTPTTTETTTSTTIQTTTSTPTTTEVTTPTTIQTTTSTPTTLETTSTTPALITTTTCPETPTTTTTIQTTTSTPTTPEATSTTPAPITTTTCPETPTTTTTIQTTTSTPTTTETTTPTTIQTTTSTPTTPEATSTTPAPITTTTSLETPTTTTTIQTTTSKTETSTPTKSRTTTTATSTPETTSTTPAATTTSTSLETTPTTTETTTSTSTTPETSTPTTTQITMSTPTTPETTTLTTTQTITSIPTTSTTTETTTSTPTTPETTTRTTTKSTTSTPFTPTTTETTTPTSTTPETTTPTTTVSTVSTATTPETTTPTTTQTTTSAPTTTTTTKTTTSTLRTPETTTPTTTKSTTSTPTTSTTTETTMSTATTPETTTPATTQTTTSTPTTPATTKSTTSTPTIPTATETSMSTPTTPETPTPTTTQTTSSTPTTTTTTQSTTSVTSSTSSATTSTTASPTTSLTTSATTVSTPRNTSSPASPIITTSTTPKTITPTPAPTGLCIPDESPHDISGYPCGASPALWEFSFSLYLPSLAGFLLVKLLC; from the coding sequence atgcaaaccaccacctccacacctacAACCCCAGAAACTaccacccccactacaatccaaaccaccacctccacactgACCACCACAGAAACTaccacccccactacaatccaaaccaccacctccacaccaaCCACCTCCACACCGACCACCACAGAAACTACCACCCtcactacaatccaaaccaccacctccacacctacCACCCCAGAAACCACCTCCATGACTCCTGCTCCAATTACCATGACTACTTCTCCggaaacccccaccaccacaactaccatccaaaccaccacccccacacctacaaccccagaaactaccacccccactacaatccaaaccaccacctccacactgACCACCACAGAAACTaccacccccactacaatccaaaccaccacctccacaccgaCCACCTCCACACCGACCACCACAGAAACTaccacccccactacaatccaaaccaccacctccacaccgaCCACCTCCACACCGACCACCACAGAAACTaccacccccactacaatccaaaccaccacctccacactgACCACCACAGAAACTaccacccccactacaatccaaaccaccacctccacaccgaCCACTTCCACACCGACCACCACAGAAAGTaccacccccactacaatccaaaccaccacctccacacctacCACCACAGAAGCTACCACCTccactacaatccaaaccaccacctccacacctacAACCCCAGAAACTaccacccccactacaatccaaaccaccacctccacacctaccaccacagaaactaccacccccactacaatccaaaccacgACCTCCACACCTACCACCACAGAAGCTaccacccccactacaatccaaaccaccacctccacacctacCACCCCGGAAACCACCTCCACGACTCCTGCTCTAATCACCACGACCACTTGTCCTgaaacccccaccaccaccactacaatCCAAACTACGACCTCCACACCTACCACCCCAGAAGCCACCTCCACAACTCCTGCTCCAATCACCACGACCACTTGTCCTgaaacccccaccaccacaactacaatccaaaccaccacctccacacctacCACCACAGAAACTACCACCTccactacaatccaaaccaccacctccacacctacCACCACAGAAGTTaccacccccactacaatccaaacAACCACCTCCACACCTACAACCCTGGAAACCACCTCCACGACTCCTGCTCTAATCACCACGACCACTTGTCCTgaaacccccaccaccaccactacaatccaaaccacgACCTCCACACCTACCACCCCAGAAGCCACCTCCACAACTCCTGCTCCAATCACCACGACCACTTGTCCTgaaacccccaccaccacaactacaatccaaaccaccacctccacacctaccaccacagaaactaccacccccactacaatccaaaccacgACCTCCACACCTACAACCCCAGAAGCCACCTCCACAACTCCTGCTCCAATCACCACGACCACGTCTCTggaaacccccaccaccaccactacaatccaaaccaccactTCCAAGACAGAGACCAGCACCCCCACTAAATCCCGAACCACCACGACCGCAACTAGCACCCCAGAAACCACCTCCACAACTCCTGCTGCAACCACCACATCCACTTCTCTGGAAACCACCCCCACTACAACTGAAACCACCACATCTACTTCCACCACCCCAGAAACCAGCACCCCTACTACAACCCAAATCACCATGTCTACACCCACCACCCCAGAAACCACCACCCTCACTACAACCCAAACCATCACCTCTATACCCACCACCAGCACTACAACTGAAACCACCACATCTACACCCACCACCCCAGAAACCACCACCCGTACTACAACCAAaagcaccacctccacccccttcACCCCCACTACAACTGAAACCACCACTCCTACATCCACCACCccagaaaccaccacccccactacaACTGTAAGCACTGTGTCTACAGCTACGACACCAGAAACCACCACCCCTACTACAACCCAaaccaccacctctgcacccaccaccaccactacaacCAAAACCACCACATCTACACTCAGAACCCCAGAAACCACCACCCCTACCACTACCAAaagcaccacctccacccccaccacctctaCCACAACTGAAACCACTATGTCTACAGCTACGACACCAGAAACCACCACCCCTGCTACAACCCAAACCACCACATCTACACCCACCACACCTGCTACAACCAAaagcaccacctccacccccaccatccccactgCAACTGAAACCTCTATGTCTACACCCACCACCCcagaaacccccacccccactacaacCCAAACCACCAGCTctacacccaccaccaccactacaacCCAAAGCACCACCTCTGTAACCTCCAGTACATCATCTGCCACCACTTCCACTACAGCCAGCCCTACCACCTCTCTTACAACTTCAGCCACCACTGTGTCCACCCCGAGGAACACCTCTTCCCCCGCTTCTCCTATAATAACCACGTCCACCACCCCCAAGACAatcacccccaccccggctccaaCAGGCCTCTGCATCCCTGATGAATCCCCTCATGACATATCTGGCTACCCCTGTGGAGCTAGTCCAGCTTTGTGGgaattttcattttctctctatCTGCCCAGCCTTGCTGGGTTTCTGCTGGTCAAGCTGCTGtgctga